In the genome of Sulfolobales archaeon, one region contains:
- a CDS encoding inositol monophosphatase, with translation MERNVPAMDIKELFRLLVRIAIEASRFAKERSDDQSMSRVLSKNPAGDITRRIDREVEDHVYQAIKQSGINALVITEESGVLNTSRENPEYIILLDPLDGSINYVANVPYCSVSIAALPYKENASIDDIAVGVVSEIFRDKYYSFIKGDGAYIDNEPASKYIADIRDAILVYFEEPDLIGRIHKIWLKLGKPKIRSLGSASLDIIYTSIGRFKAFIDLRGRLRNVDVAAAIGFAREVGAYVTDERGGRIEIPLNRLSNIGSIVVTRDREVIELLKSHIDH, from the coding sequence ATGGAGAGAAATGTGCCAGCTATGGATATTAAGGAGCTCTTTAGATTGCTAGTTAGAATTGCTATAGAGGCATCTAGATTTGCTAAGGAGAGAAGCGATGATCAGAGTATGTCTAGGGTTTTATCCAAAAACCCTGCAGGTGATATTACGCGGAGAATAGATCGTGAGGTTGAGGATCACGTATATCAAGCTATTAAGCAATCTGGGATCAATGCCTTAGTAATAACCGAAGAATCAGGCGTGCTAAATACCAGTAGGGAGAATCCAGAATATATAATCCTCCTCGATCCTCTTGATGGCTCTATAAATTATGTGGCAAACGTACCATACTGTAGTGTTAGTATAGCAGCACTCCCATATAAGGAGAATGCATCTATAGACGATATAGCGGTTGGAGTGGTATCAGAGATCTTTAGAGATAAATATTATAGCTTTATAAAGGGAGATGGCGCCTATATAGATAACGAACCAGCATCTAAATATATAGCGGATATCCGTGATGCGATCCTTGTATACTTCGAGGAGCCAGATCTGATTGGAAGGATACATAAAATCTGGTTAAAGCTAGGCAAGCCTAAAATAAGATCCTTGGGCTCTGCATCTCTAGATATAATCTATACATCCATTGGGAGATTTAAGGCTTTCATAGATCTCAGAGGAAGGTTGAGAAATGTTGATGTAGCTGCAGCAATAGGATTTGCAAGAGAAGTTGGGGCATATGTAACAGATGAGAGAGGTGGGCGTATAGAAATTCCTCTAAATAGATTATCGAATATAGGATCCATAGTTGTTACAAGAGATAGAGAGGTAATAGAGTTATTAAAATCACATATAGATCATTGA
- a CDS encoding FAD-binding oxidoreductase, which translates to MEMKYDAVIVGGGLLGLFTALEMLRRGYRVAIVEKETLCSGSCSRSTGIITRQLVLRADILFAERSIRIIRELEKNHNKIYFRRKGVLTINSRGRVLSRLETIYRSVGINYKLLDPYEVRSIWNIVKIRDNEVGIYTEDDGILDIGSISYGLRKEIEGLGGSIYEVCGDTYLKPDGDRIERTISIKSNCNIYGEIFILNIGVNTSRVYMKSFGERLSPQQVFLLCQSHAIELGLEGDIPVIYDNVSHLYIVPETARRAIIGDGQCEFLEDPDNISPSSSILERVLDDFMDRIIGADNARLVTIISGSCDLTQDHLPFLGRDSRYRNLFLAYGLSTYGTMRSPYLGIQLARLAMGDNVDPEIRVLSMKSTRGIEGCGEIHTPIM; encoded by the coding sequence ATGGAAATGAAATATGATGCGGTAATAGTTGGTGGAGGGCTTTTAGGACTCTTCACAGCCCTTGAGATGCTTAGAAGAGGATATAGGGTAGCTATAGTTGAGAAAGAGACCCTCTGCTCAGGATCCTGCTCAAGAAGTACTGGTATTATTACGAGGCAGCTGGTTTTAAGGGCTGATATACTATTTGCAGAAAGATCCATAAGGATCATTAGGGAGCTTGAGAAAAACCACAATAAAATATATTTTAGAAGAAAGGGGGTTTTAACAATAAATAGCAGAGGTCGTGTGCTTAGCAGACTTGAAACAATATATAGATCTGTTGGTATCAACTATAAACTCCTAGATCCATATGAGGTTAGGAGTATATGGAATATAGTGAAGATCAGAGATAACGAGGTGGGAATATATACTGAAGATGATGGTATTCTAGATATAGGCTCTATATCGTATGGACTTCGCAAGGAAATAGAGGGTCTAGGAGGATCTATATATGAGGTATGTGGCGATACATATTTAAAGCCAGATGGGGATAGGATCGAAAGGACTATATCTATTAAAAGCAATTGTAATATATATGGAGAGATCTTTATTCTAAACATTGGTGTAAATACATCTCGCGTATATATGAAGAGCTTTGGGGAGAGGCTATCACCACAGCAAGTATTCCTACTATGCCAAAGTCACGCGATAGAGCTTGGGTTAGAAGGCGATATACCGGTGATCTATGATAACGTATCGCATCTATACATAGTGCCTGAAACAGCTAGGAGAGCAATAATAGGTGATGGCCAATGTGAGTTTCTTGAAGACCCCGATAATATTTCGCCAAGCAGCTCCATACTAGAGAGGGTGTTGGATGATTTCATGGATAGGATTATTGGTGCGGATAATGCAAGGCTTGTAACTATTATAAGTGGTTCCTGCGATCTAACCCAGGATCATCTCCCCTTCCTAGGTAGAGATTCGAGGTATAGAAACCTCTTCCTGGCGTATGGATTAAGCACATATGGAACCATGAGATCACCATATCTAGGGATCCAGCTGGCAAGGCTTGCTATGGGAGATAATGTGGATCCTGAGATAAGGGTTCTTAGTATGAAAAGCACAAGGGGTATTGAGGGTTGTGGAGAGATACATACACCTATTATGTGA
- a CDS encoding threonine--tRNA ligase, which produces MRILMIHAEEFSYRVREPAIEKPEEVAERENLKKNVLVVFTTIERGDEQDRGIIERASEEIIDVMKKVSAKSVLLYPYAHLSQDLAPPETALQMLRELERVLRERGVEVSRAPFGWYKEFMLKCYGHPLSELSRTLKPGARVRRAVEKSYYILDLDGKLYKPEEFDYSKYPDLRVLVEKEVFKKEGEGGRSRVSEYMRKFGFEWEEFSDPGHMRYSPHATAILDSVSQYSYSVVRSLGIPVFRVKGTNMFDLSVRAVKEHADLFGDRLYEVESEGSRLVMRYAACHQQFAMLKDWILSYRDLPMGMFEVADSYRYEQRGELLLGFRLRRFHMPDMHILCKDLEEAMRLTLKIRDKIFEEAKKVGRDYVAIINVTKGFMERSMDYLTELVKRDGKPALVVVYPDNIYYWVINVEYNIIDVTQKPREIATFQIDIGNAERFGISYVDPNGTQRRPPIIHTAIIGSVERYIYMLFDTAAKIEESGRTPYLPFWVSPIQVRIIPIKQEHMGYALEVYKAISERGFRVDIDDRDESLAKKLRDAGIEWAYFVVIIGDREVKTRTITVRERPSGDQKTYTIESFLNLLEELSKGYPKVELTMPELVSKRPSLPYLREV; this is translated from the coding sequence ATGAGGATACTGATGATCCATGCAGAGGAGTTTAGCTATAGAGTTCGTGAGCCAGCAATTGAGAAGCCGGAGGAAGTAGCGGAGAGGGAGAATCTTAAGAAGAATGTGTTAGTTGTGTTCACAACAATAGAAAGGGGGGATGAGCAAGATAGAGGAATTATAGAAAGGGCATCTGAGGAGATTATAGATGTGATGAAGAAGGTTAGTGCGAAAAGCGTTTTATTATATCCCTATGCCCACCTCTCACAAGATCTAGCACCTCCTGAGACAGCTCTTCAAATGCTTAGAGAATTAGAGAGGGTTTTAAGGGAGAGGGGTGTAGAGGTATCTAGAGCCCCCTTTGGCTGGTATAAAGAGTTTATGCTAAAATGCTATGGTCACCCGCTGAGCGAGCTTTCAAGAACTTTGAAGCCAGGTGCAAGGGTTAGGAGGGCTGTTGAGAAATCCTATTACATATTAGATTTAGATGGAAAGCTCTACAAGCCCGAGGAGTTTGACTATAGTAAATATCCTGATCTAAGGGTTCTGGTGGAGAAGGAGGTATTTAAGAAGGAGGGGGAGGGGGGAAGATCGCGTGTATCTGAATATATGAGGAAATTCGGCTTTGAGTGGGAGGAGTTCTCAGACCCAGGTCATATGAGATATAGCCCGCATGCCACCGCTATACTAGATAGTGTTTCCCAATATTCATACTCAGTTGTGAGAAGCCTGGGAATACCTGTCTTCAGGGTTAAGGGGACAAATATGTTTGATCTTTCGGTTAGGGCTGTTAAGGAGCATGCGGATCTATTTGGCGATAGACTGTATGAGGTTGAGAGCGAGGGCTCGAGGCTTGTTATGAGATATGCTGCGTGCCACCAACAGTTTGCGATGCTCAAAGACTGGATATTAAGCTATAGAGATCTTCCTATGGGGATGTTTGAGGTAGCTGATAGCTATAGATATGAGCAGAGGGGCGAGCTCCTCCTAGGATTCAGGCTTAGAAGGTTCCACATGCCAGATATGCATATACTGTGCAAAGATCTTGAGGAGGCTATGAGGTTAACCCTAAAGATAAGGGATAAGATCTTTGAGGAGGCTAAGAAGGTGGGGAGGGATTATGTAGCTATTATAAATGTTACCAAGGGCTTTATGGAGAGATCTATGGATTATCTAACAGAACTCGTTAAAAGAGATGGGAAGCCAGCCCTGGTGGTGGTTTACCCAGATAATATCTACTACTGGGTGATCAATGTTGAGTATAACATAATAGATGTCACACAGAAGCCTAGGGAGATAGCTACTTTCCAAATAGATATTGGTAATGCAGAGAGATTCGGCATATCATATGTAGACCCAAATGGCACACAGAGAAGACCCCCAATAATACATACAGCTATTATTGGAAGTGTTGAGAGATATATATACATGCTCTTCGACACAGCAGCTAAGATAGAGGAAAGCGGTAGAACCCCCTACCTACCCTTCTGGGTATCGCCTATCCAAGTAAGAATCATACCGATAAAGCAGGAGCATATGGGATACGCACTTGAAGTGTACAAAGCTATATCTGAGAGGGGCTTTAGAGTAGATATAGATGATAGGGATGAGAGCCTAGCTAAGAAGCTCAGGGATGCAGGGATAGAATGGGCATATTTCGTGGTGATAATAGGCGATAGAGAGGTTAAAACGAGAACCATAACTGTTAGGGAGAGACCATCAGGGGATCAAAAGACATATACTATAGAATCCTTCTTAAACCTGTTAGAGGAACTCTCAAAAGGCTATCCAAAGGTGGAACTCACAATGCCCGAGCTAGTTAGTAAGAGACCCTCCCTCCCATATCTAAGGGAGGTATAG
- a CDS encoding MFS transporter produces the protein MRLGRLFLLYLSVAVVRAANAVFIVSIALTYPEIGAATIGQLLAVYSIVEALSGFLCGVIYEILGVRISLLISSAVLTLSYMAMNNASKFSDLFIFNALAGLSASMILVSSLSAIAEGTMGVGTAKRIFGVGGFEASNLGGYAIGFALAGLLEILGMLRGFIVPSILASIAVVTSIFITPIRSELRRGYRIYQIERRSLFLIPMWLGMALILGVGFLSPKILSSLKLGVSIPFLANISITSISSNYIGSLENIGANPSIGLLLILALLGVSLGIMVGSGISAKIGKERSLVLGALSFPAALITIGFTYENLLLYLPLIIIIAIPALSIPPTLLALLADYTDESRQRGPSSGIYVTVLGIGIGVGEILGGMIFDLYGLKILTFLLALFFIILSLPTIIYVNRSMRRRSSIF, from the coding sequence TTGCGTCTAGGCAGGTTGTTCCTGCTATACCTCTCTGTAGCTGTTGTGAGGGCTGCTAACGCTGTATTTATAGTATCAATAGCTCTAACATATCCGGAGATAGGCGCAGCTACGATAGGTCAGCTATTAGCTGTCTACTCAATAGTTGAGGCGCTATCTGGTTTTTTATGTGGGGTTATATATGAGATTCTAGGAGTAAGGATCTCTCTTCTAATTTCCTCAGCTGTGCTCACATTGTCTTATATGGCTATGAATAATGCATCTAAATTCTCAGATCTTTTCATATTCAATGCCCTCGCAGGACTATCTGCATCTATGATACTGGTTTCGTCCCTATCAGCTATAGCTGAGGGGACTATGGGGGTTGGCACTGCTAAGAGGATCTTTGGGGTCGGCGGTTTTGAGGCATCGAATCTAGGGGGATATGCTATTGGCTTTGCTCTAGCAGGTCTCCTAGAAATCCTGGGGATGTTGAGAGGGTTTATAGTGCCATCTATTCTAGCTTCTATAGCGGTTGTGACAAGCATATTTATAACACCTATTAGATCAGAGCTGAGGAGAGGTTATAGAATTTACCAAATTGAAAGGAGATCCCTCTTTCTAATCCCCATGTGGCTTGGGATGGCGTTAATACTTGGCGTAGGTTTTCTCTCACCAAAGATACTAAGTAGCCTGAAGCTAGGGGTCTCAATACCATTTCTAGCTAATATCTCTATTACCAGTATATCTAGCAATTACATAGGTTCTCTTGAAAATATAGGAGCTAATCCTAGCATCGGTTTGTTATTGATACTAGCCCTTCTAGGCGTCTCTCTAGGCATTATGGTGGGTAGTGGAATATCGGCGAAAATAGGTAAGGAGAGATCATTAGTGCTGGGCGCACTATCCTTTCCCGCAGCACTAATCACAATAGGCTTTACATATGAAAACCTCTTATTATATCTACCATTAATAATAATTATAGCTATACCTGCCCTCTCAATCCCCCCAACACTTCTAGCTCTTCTAGCTGATTATACAGATGAAAGCAGGCAGAGGGGGCCCTCCTCAGGCATCTATGTAACGGTTCTTGGGATAGGTATAGGGGTGGGCGAGATTCTAGGTGGAATGATCTTTGACCTATATGGGCTTAAAATATTGACATTCCTTCTAGCCCTATTCTTTATAATCCTATCATTACCAACGATAATATATGTTAATAGATCTATGAGAAGAAGATCTTCGATCTTCTAG
- a CDS encoding DUF309 domain-containing protein, protein MSLLRCSMKIPNIRIASKHVEIEIWDPDLPLAIATIKNIIGEIVLWRSLGEEPSQPYTVNRHEILKKFVDLFNEERFWEAHEALEPLWRVSGEKALHGLILTAASFVKIQEGRVREFELLAKRALKILDNVSKYMCIDVDKVKEDLRVAIETLSPFKIMCYV, encoded by the coding sequence TTGAGTCTCCTTAGATGCTCTATGAAGATCCCAAACATAAGGATTGCCTCTAAGCATGTTGAGATAGAGATTTGGGATCCAGATCTTCCTCTAGCTATAGCTACTATAAAGAATATTATAGGAGAGATAGTTCTCTGGAGATCTCTTGGAGAGGAGCCCTCACAGCCTTATACAGTAAATAGACATGAGATCCTAAAGAAATTTGTAGATCTATTTAACGAGGAGAGATTCTGGGAAGCCCATGAGGCTTTAGAGCCATTATGGAGAGTATCTGGTGAGAAAGCTCTACACGGTCTTATTTTAACAGCAGCCTCCTTCGTAAAGATTCAAGAGGGTAGGGTTAGAGAATTCGAATTATTAGCGAAAAGAGCACTTAAAATACTCGATAATGTATCCAAATATATGTGTATAGATGTTGATAAAGTTAAAGAAGATCTGAGGGTGGCTATAGAGACACTTTCCCCTTTTAAAATAATGTGTTATGTATAA
- a CDS encoding DUF99 family protein gives MISFSKEGIVLAVDDGYFLPEYKSLRGYTPVVGVIGRRSRIYGVVIKMLLVDSPYIEDLLVDIYNEAIRLSDKGFEAIICDNVIYGGFSVYDPWRLNRKIGLPIIVIFSHPLDLVRIRAALESHFENHIDRYNIIEKSYKSSRVIATPRGYIRILCIGLEWDICLKLIADNQTYHPLPQPLRHADVIASAIGRALAMRSSPPKMKLDNQ, from the coding sequence GTGATAAGCTTCTCTAAAGAGGGTATAGTGCTGGCGGTAGATGATGGATATTTCCTGCCTGAATATAAGTCGTTGAGAGGATATACCCCGGTTGTAGGTGTTATTGGGCGTAGGTCTAGGATCTATGGGGTTGTTATTAAAATGCTTCTAGTTGACTCTCCATATATCGAAGATCTATTGGTTGATATATATAACGAAGCCATAAGGCTTAGTGATAAAGGTTTTGAGGCTATTATTTGTGATAACGTTATATATGGAGGGTTCTCGGTCTATGATCCTTGGAGGTTGAATAGGAAAATCGGTCTACCTATTATAGTTATATTTAGCCATCCATTGGATCTCGTAAGGATAAGAGCCGCCCTTGAAAGCCATTTTGAGAACCATATTGATAGATATAATATTATAGAGAAATCTTATAAAAGCTCTAGAGTAATTGCAACACCTAGAGGATATATAAGAATTCTGTGTATAGGGTTAGAATGGGATATATGTCTAAAGCTTATAGCTGATAACCAAACCTATCATCCACTTCCACAGCCCTTGAGACATGCAGATGTAATCGCATCAGCTATTGGAAGAGCTCTTGCTATGAGATCTTCTCCTCCCAAGATGAAGCTTGATAATCAATAG
- a CDS encoding ATP-binding protein, whose amino-acid sequence MSFFAEPRGLLLKIISKIVSRPFLASSIHSIYFSPFLRTSLHSRGIHKSGILIGRIINSGRNIFWNPNNSMSPHVIVVGPTGSGKTETLISIATKMHSIFSTTILAIDVKGDIEARLLKRGYPFRSIDIPKTPLGSLYPFYIDPNARAGQVFDAIISSFDVNDIKMQAAIYKAIRGAYEKTPTPSWQNVLFELSQEDEHVRILVSRIVDEISYLDGGRQQAGHYEIVEGEVNIISLSRISKEKEEMLSYAMNMIFQDMLNYMSSKHVDPRYVGGAIVIDEAWILTRKGKSPARLLNLVKLSRGYGLAVLLATQSFRDFGDEWDRILENSGLLIALSNPSKRFWSDASKFLKIDREAIEELMVIMRRGDALIRILPDPRPLPVSLEIEAIEDLMVVR is encoded by the coding sequence ATGAGTTTTTTCGCAGAGCCTAGAGGACTCCTTCTAAAAATCATTAGCAAGATAGTTAGCAGACCTTTCCTAGCATCATCTATCCACTCTATATACTTCTCCCCCTTCCTAAGAACATCTCTCCATTCAAGGGGGATCCATAAAAGCGGGATTCTAATAGGTAGAATAATAAATAGTGGGAGAAACATCTTTTGGAACCCCAACAACTCTATGAGCCCTCACGTAATAGTTGTGGGGCCAACAGGTTCCGGTAAGACGGAGACCTTGATAAGCATCGCTACAAAGATGCACTCTATTTTCTCAACAACCATTCTCGCTATAGATGTGAAGGGGGATATAGAGGCTAGGCTATTGAAGAGGGGATATCCATTTAGATCTATAGATATACCTAAAACCCCCCTAGGATCTCTCTACCCATTCTACATAGATCCAAATGCTAGGGCTGGTCAGGTTTTCGATGCTATAATCAGCTCCTTCGATGTTAATGATATAAAGATGCAGGCAGCTATATACAAAGCGATTAGAGGGGCTTATGAGAAAACTCCAACGCCTAGCTGGCAGAATGTGCTCTTTGAACTCTCTCAGGAGGATGAGCATGTTAGGATACTAGTATCGAGGATTGTGGATGAGATCTCCTATCTAGATGGTGGAAGACAGCAGGCTGGACATTATGAGATTGTTGAGGGAGAGGTAAATATTATATCGCTCTCGAGGATCTCTAAGGAGAAAGAGGAGATGCTAAGCTATGCAATGAACATGATTTTTCAAGATATGCTTAACTATATGTCCTCTAAGCATGTAGATCCTAGATATGTTGGGGGAGCGATAGTAATAGATGAGGCATGGATCCTCACTAGGAAGGGGAAGAGCCCGGCTAGACTATTAAACCTAGTAAAGCTATCCAGGGGATATGGGCTAGCCGTTCTTCTAGCCACACAGAGTTTCAGAGATTTTGGGGATGAATGGGATAGGATTTTAGAGAACTCAGGTCTCTTGATAGCGCTTAGCAATCCAAGTAAAAGGTTCTGGAGCGATGCGTCTAAATTCCTGAAAATAGATAGAGAAGCTATAGAAGAGCTCATGGTTATAATGAGAAGGGGTGATGCCCTTATAAGAATCCTCCCAGATCCCAGGCCCCTACCCGTTTCCCTCGAGATAGAAGCTATAGAAGATCTTATGGTGGTGAGGTGA
- the pyk gene encoding pyruvate kinase yields MRTKIITSIGPASKSHDILREFYRLGVRCMRINFAHGDARFWGEIVSAIRDLEALVKDYICLIGDLPGPSIRLGDFGELPFKRGSKIVFSNAGDGVPVRDMEFYELVDEGDIILLDDGRVVLEVVSSSWGRVETIALTDGILRSGKGLAIRGKEISSQILRERDLEALRFSVENSFSYIGASHVRSPEDLRIVRKTIQSLGGKQKILAKIENMSAVKNIETIAEEADGIVIARGDLGMNIGLEEIPAIQRRIINICREMGKPCIVATQILESMMNSPVPTRAEVGDLYGVIAQGVDGIMLTGETAVGMYPIEAVKWAKRVIERAEKDPEIIYGGTEQKKIVPSIGRRGRLPYGIYRLSESMQAPIAIIDIDLRDAIPISVNKPKHKIYFITNNIDPYRQAHLLWGVEPIYTKDLSESTNIIQYIKEKILKEASEAHTYDKLLLINNTSNKKSIEIIEL; encoded by the coding sequence TTGAGGACAAAGATAATAACCTCTATTGGACCAGCATCCAAGAGCCATGATATTTTGAGAGAATTCTATAGGCTAGGTGTTAGATGTATGAGGATAAACTTTGCACATGGAGATGCCAGGTTTTGGGGGGAGATAGTGAGCGCTATAAGGGATCTAGAGGCTCTAGTGAAGGATTATATATGCCTAATAGGGGATCTCCCAGGACCCTCGATAAGGTTAGGAGACTTTGGCGAGCTCCCATTCAAAAGAGGCAGCAAGATCGTGTTTTCAAATGCCGGAGACGGTGTTCCTGTACGCGATATGGAATTCTATGAATTGGTTGATGAGGGCGATATAATCTTGCTTGATGATGGGAGGGTTGTGCTTGAAGTTGTATCTTCTAGCTGGGGAAGGGTAGAGACTATAGCGTTAACCGATGGGATCCTTAGATCTGGAAAGGGGCTTGCGATCAGGGGCAAGGAGATAAGCTCCCAGATCCTAAGGGAGAGAGATCTAGAGGCCCTTAGATTCTCTGTTGAAAACAGTTTCTCATACATCGGTGCTAGCCATGTGAGAAGCCCTGAGGATCTAAGGATTGTGAGGAAAACTATACAGAGCTTAGGCGGGAAGCAGAAGATCCTTGCTAAGATTGAGAACATGAGCGCTGTTAAAAATATAGAGACTATAGCTGAGGAGGCAGATGGGATTGTGATCGCCAGAGGGGATCTAGGGATGAACATAGGTTTAGAAGAGATTCCAGCGATCCAAAGAAGAATTATTAATATATGTAGAGAGATGGGGAAGCCATGTATAGTTGCAACCCAGATCCTCGAATCCATGATGAACTCACCAGTCCCTACAAGAGCTGAGGTTGGAGACCTCTATGGTGTAATAGCACAAGGTGTTGATGGGATAATGCTAACAGGAGAAACCGCTGTGGGTATGTACCCTATAGAGGCTGTTAAGTGGGCGAAGAGGGTTATAGAGAGGGCTGAAAAAGATCCCGAGATCATATATGGAGGCACAGAGCAGAAGAAAATAGTACCTAGCATTGGAAGGAGAGGCAGGCTCCCATATGGGATCTACAGACTTTCTGAAAGCATGCAAGCCCCAATAGCAATAATAGATATAGATCTTAGAGATGCTATTCCGATCTCTGTAAATAAGCCAAAACATAAGATCTACTTCATAACAAATAACATAGACCCATATAGACAGGCCCACCTACTCTGGGGTGTAGAGCCGATCTATACAAAGGACCTCTCTGAAAGCACTAACATAATACAATATATAAAAGAGAAGATCTTAAAAGAAGCATCAGAAGCCCATACATATGATAAGCTATTATTGATAAACAACACCTCTAATAAGAAGAGCATAGAAATAATAGAGCTATAA
- a CDS encoding phosphoribosyltransferase translates to MGFLVLNWSDISNGAIELTKKISDSGFFPDMVIGIFRNGWILAKIVSDLLGVDDVGGIGIKFYRGIGETRERPLVTSGPTLSPREKRVLIVDDVSDSGRTLQTAIELIKLYGAKEVRTATLYVKPRTILYPDYYYAETTDWIVFPWEYGETIREISLRLYGNLNPESLLKAAESVGIKDRDLLQGLIYIENGKRR, encoded by the coding sequence ATGGGATTTCTTGTCCTTAACTGGTCCGATATATCTAATGGCGCGATCGAGCTTACAAAGAAGATATCTGACAGCGGTTTTTTTCCTGACATGGTTATTGGTATCTTTCGAAATGGCTGGATCTTGGCGAAGATCGTATCAGATCTTCTTGGAGTAGATGATGTTGGTGGGATAGGTATTAAGTTCTACAGAGGCATTGGTGAGACTAGAGAGAGGCCTCTCGTTACCTCTGGACCAACATTGTCTCCAAGGGAGAAGAGGGTTCTAATAGTTGATGATGTCTCAGATAGCGGTAGAACCTTACAAACAGCGATAGAGCTTATAAAGCTATATGGGGCTAAAGAGGTTAGGACAGCAACCCTCTATGTGAAGCCCAGAACAATTCTATATCCAGACTATTACTATGCAGAGACTACCGATTGGATCGTATTTCCATGGGAGTATGGTGAGACAATTAGAGAGATCTCTCTAAGGCTATATGGCAATCTAAATCCTGAGTCTCTATTAAAGGCTGCTGAAAGTGTTGGAATAAAGGATCGCGATCTACTTCAGGGCTTGATATATATAGAAAACGGTAAGAGAAGGTAG
- a CDS encoding sulfite oxidase-like oxidoreductase encodes MSQAQAKQIPPGQRYIPRFIIYAEFGIPKVDIERYRLKVEGLVEKRLEFNYEELKKLADLEYISDFHCVTGWSVANVRWRGVPLARIMDMAGVRSDARWLYTISLDGYTTVIPIEDIRDPKAIIAIEINGKPLTIEQGFPARIFIPHLYGWKGAKWVERLVFIDHYVDGYWEERGYHERGNVWEEERFKGSSGRHLRRRVAGFTARDSSP; translated from the coding sequence ATGAGCCAGGCACAGGCTAAACAGATCCCTCCGGGGCAAAGATATATACCGAGATTTATAATATATGCGGAGTTCGGGATTCCTAAGGTAGATATTGAGAGATATAGATTAAAGGTGGAGGGGCTTGTGGAAAAGAGATTAGAGTTCAACTATGAAGAGCTGAAGAAGCTAGCTGATCTCGAGTATATATCAGATTTTCACTGCGTTACAGGTTGGAGCGTTGCTAATGTTAGATGGAGGGGTGTGCCTCTGGCAAGGATCATGGATATGGCTGGGGTAAGAAGTGATGCTAGGTGGCTATATACAATTAGCTTAGATGGATATACAACTGTTATCCCAATAGAGGATATTAGAGATCCCAAGGCTATAATTGCCATAGAGATCAATGGAAAGCCCTTAACAATTGAACAAGGCTTCCCAGCCAGGATCTTCATACCCCACCTTTATGGCTGGAAAGGGGCTAAATGGGTTGAAAGGCTAGTATTCATAGATCATTATGTTGATGGATACTGGGAAGAGCGCGGTTATCACGAAAGGGGCAATGTTTGGGAGGAGGAGAGGTTTAAAGGATCTAGTGGGAGGCATCTTAGAAGGCGTGTGGCTGGATTCACAGCAAGGGATTCCTCTCCTTAG